From a single Phormidium ambiguum IAM M-71 genomic region:
- a CDS encoding ferredoxin--nitrite reductase has protein sequence MTSTVTPPTTATQNKFEKIKAEKDGLAVKSELEEFARIGWEAMDETDRDYRLKWLGIFFRPVTPGKFMMRLRLPNGIMNSEQMRVLAEIVQRYGSDGNADITTRQNLQLRGIRIEDIPDIFRKMKAVGLTSVQSGMDNVRNITGSPVAGIDGDELFDTRELCQQVQDMITNHGEGNSEFTNLPRKFNIAIAGCRDNSVHAEINDIAFVPAFLNETFGFNVLVGGFFSAKRCDAAIPLNAWVPPADVVALCRAILEVYRDRGLRANRQKARLMWLIDEIGLSQFRTEVEKRFGKPLPTAAAKDEIVWEKRDYIGVYKQKQPGLNFVGLHIPVGRLFAPDMFELARIADVYGNGEIRLTVEENLIIPNIPDDKLEAFLAEPILEKFSINPTPLNRALVSCTGAQFCGFALIETKNRALAMIKDLDAELTLTKPVRIHWTGCPNSCGQPQVADIGLMGTKVRKNGKTVEGVDLYMGGTVGKDAHLGTCVQKGIPCEDLKPLLREILIEKFAAQPKEGTVQEQQVTITFDEESVAQNGKAPEAAKSAVISFAKSGKEINCTSEQFILEVAEAEGLDVPSSCRSGNCGTCKQKLLSGEVEYEGEPNALSDSEKEQGFILTCISHPVGRIAIDA, from the coding sequence ATGACAAGTACTGTCACCCCACCAACAACAGCCACCCAAAATAAATTTGAAAAAATTAAAGCGGAAAAAGATGGTTTAGCTGTTAAATCAGAGTTAGAAGAATTTGCCCGGATTGGTTGGGAAGCGATGGATGAAACCGATCGAGATTATCGGTTGAAATGGTTGGGAATCTTTTTCCGTCCTGTTACTCCCGGCAAATTTATGATGCGTTTGCGCTTACCAAATGGCATCATGAACAGCGAACAAATGCGTGTGTTAGCGGAAATTGTGCAACGCTATGGCAGTGATGGAAATGCTGACATTACTACCAGACAAAACCTGCAATTAAGAGGAATTCGCATTGAAGATATACCGGACATTTTCCGCAAAATGAAAGCCGTTGGTTTAACCAGCGTGCAATCAGGAATGGATAACGTCCGTAACATTACCGGATCGCCTGTGGCGGGGATTGATGGTGATGAATTATTCGACACCAGAGAACTTTGCCAACAAGTGCAAGACATGATTACTAATCATGGCGAAGGTAACTCGGAATTTACCAATTTACCCCGGAAGTTTAACATTGCGATCGCAGGATGTCGGGATAACTCAGTTCATGCCGAAATTAACGATATTGCATTTGTTCCAGCATTTTTAAACGAAACTTTTGGCTTTAATGTATTAGTTGGCGGCTTCTTTTCTGCTAAACGTTGCGATGCTGCAATTCCCTTAAATGCTTGGGTTCCTCCTGCGGATGTTGTTGCATTGTGCAGAGCAATTTTAGAAGTTTACCGCGATCGAGGTTTACGCGCTAATCGGCAAAAAGCCCGATTAATGTGGTTAATTGATGAAATTGGTTTATCTCAATTTCGTACTGAAGTGGAAAAGCGATTCGGAAAACCTCTACCAACCGCCGCCGCCAAAGACGAAATTGTTTGGGAAAAACGCGATTATATCGGCGTTTACAAACAAAAACAACCAGGATTAAACTTTGTCGGTTTACATATTCCCGTTGGGCGTTTGTTTGCCCCAGATATGTTTGAACTTGCCAGAATCGCAGATGTTTATGGCAATGGAGAAATCCGCCTTACAGTTGAAGAAAATCTGATTATTCCTAATATCCCCGATGATAAATTAGAGGCATTTCTCGCCGAACCAATTTTGGAAAAATTTAGCATCAATCCCACACCTTTAAATCGGGCTTTAGTTTCTTGTACGGGCGCACAATTCTGCGGATTTGCCTTGATTGAAACTAAAAATCGGGCTTTAGCAATGATTAAAGATTTGGATGCAGAATTAACACTAACTAAACCAGTAAGAATTCATTGGACTGGTTGCCCAAATTCTTGCGGACAACCCCAAGTTGCTGACATTGGTTTAATGGGAACTAAAGTTAGAAAAAATGGGAAAACTGTCGAAGGTGTTGACCTTTATATGGGTGGAACTGTTGGTAAAGATGCCCACTTAGGAACTTGCGTGCAAAAAGGCATTCCTTGTGAGGATTTAAAACCACTGTTGCGGGAAATCTTGATCGAAAAATTTGCTGCTCAACCTAAAGAAGGAACAGTTCAAGAACAGCAAGTTACAATTACTTTTGATGAAGAAAGTGTTGCTCAAAATGGTAAAGCACCAGAGGCAGCAAAATCTGCGGTGATTTCTTTCGCTAAATCAGGTAAGGAAATTAATTGTACTAGCGAACAATTTATCTTAGAAGTAGCTGAAGCAGAAGGACTGGATGTTCCGAGCAGTTGTCGATCGGGAAATTGTGGCACCTGTAAACAAAAATTGCTTTCAGGTGAAGTCGAGTATGAAGGTGAACCAAATGCTCTCAGTGATAGCGAAAAAGAGCAAGGTTTTATCTTAACTTGCATTTCTCACCCTGTTGGACGGATAGCGATCGATGCTTAA